Proteins encoded in a region of the Funiculus sociatus GB2-C1 genome:
- a CDS encoding FHA domain-containing serine/threonine-protein kinase yields MVTLTLLDSQSSAPQEHWEFQHDTIRIGRAPDNDVVLNDGMVSRHHLELRRIGNSEANSNGTPTSGQWLLVNQGTNGTFVNGILMSHGIVSDDCLIQLARGGPVLKFQISAQSYAIAPSSLPAPVPLPLIPPYNQGGDKGILLGGGRKPLLSPILNPCAHQGNPPGNLFCIHCGQPVVQVQRFIHHYQVLRTLGQGGMGTTYQALDSQRPRGASLVVLKEMNADMAQNSKAKELFEREARTLKTLNHPGIPQYYDFFVEEGKKYLAMELIQGEDLEKRIYKKGPVLLNQAIEWMIQTCDILGYIHSQSPPLIHRDIKPANLMVRYRDNQIVVLDFGAVKEIGTPPGTRIGAPDYSAPEQDRGQPVTQSDLYAIGPTLIFLLSGESPQKYYQRRGMGYRFNVEGVPTITPQVRQLIEKATEPRPSDRYQTAKELSEALTACL; encoded by the coding sequence ATGGTTACGCTGACCCTTCTAGATTCACAGTCATCCGCCCCCCAAGAGCATTGGGAATTCCAGCACGACACCATTAGGATTGGTCGCGCTCCTGATAATGACGTGGTTCTCAATGATGGCATGGTTTCCCGGCATCACCTGGAACTTCGGAGAATTGGCAATTCTGAAGCAAACAGTAATGGGACTCCTACGTCCGGACAATGGCTGCTAGTTAATCAAGGTACGAATGGTACCTTTGTTAATGGCATCCTGATGTCCCACGGAATTGTATCTGATGATTGCCTGATCCAGTTGGCGCGAGGGGGGCCAGTGCTGAAATTTCAAATCAGCGCCCAATCCTATGCGATCGCTCCAAGCTCTCTCCCAGCGCCAGTCCCGCTTCCCCTCATTCCCCCCTATAACCAAGGGGGGGATAAAGGAATTCTGCTAGGTGGAGGGCGTAAGCCCCTCCTATCCCCAATCTTAAACCCTTGCGCCCACCAAGGCAATCCACCTGGTAATTTGTTCTGCATTCACTGCGGTCAACCTGTGGTTCAGGTGCAGCGGTTCATTCATCATTACCAAGTTTTGCGGACGCTGGGACAAGGCGGAATGGGAACCACCTATCAAGCTTTGGACTCTCAACGTCCGCGTGGCGCATCTTTAGTGGTGCTAAAGGAAATGAACGCCGACATGGCTCAAAATTCCAAAGCTAAAGAACTCTTTGAACGCGAAGCCCGCACTCTAAAAACCCTGAATCATCCCGGAATTCCTCAGTATTATGACTTTTTTGTGGAAGAAGGCAAGAAATACCTGGCGATGGAACTAATCCAGGGGGAAGATTTAGAAAAACGCATATATAAAAAAGGGCCAGTCCTACTCAATCAGGCAATTGAGTGGATGATTCAAACCTGCGACATTTTGGGCTATATCCATAGCCAAAGCCCGCCCCTAATCCACCGCGACATTAAACCCGCTAATTTGATGGTGCGCTACCGCGACAATCAAATAGTCGTCTTAGATTTTGGGGCGGTAAAAGAAATTGGCACGCCTCCAGGGACGCGCATCGGTGCGCCAGATTACAGTGCGCCAGAACAAGACCGAGGTCAGCCAGTCACCCAATCAGATTTATATGCCATTGGCCCGACACTGATTTTCCTTTTAAGCGGCGAAAGCCCCCAAAAGTATTATCAACGGCGGGGTATGGGATACCGATTTAATGTAGAAGGGGTGCCGACAATTACACCCCAAGTGCGGCAACTGATTGAAAAGGCGACAGAACCCAGACCAAGCGATCGCTATCAGACAGCAAAAGAACTGTCTGAAGCTTTAACCGCCTGCCTTTAG
- a CDS encoding winged helix-turn-helix domain-containing protein, which yields MGSICIQIIEGNPHLRSLLGWHLQQASYWVCQSAGIHHAREIYLTRQPTVVILDSDLPDGDGIEFCRWLQEQGQSLILMLSARNTEADIVNGLKAGADDYLTKPFGMQEFMARVEALVRRVRVTAAPMYLDYGDLKIDLVQRRVRFKEEFIDLTPQEFSLLYVLAQAGGLPLSRSELLRRAWPDAIDNPRTIDTHVLSLRKKIENVPRQPSLIQTVRNVGYRFNPEILNALEPKTNGRETRTRNGNGNGQRSALTSY from the coding sequence GTGGGATCGATTTGTATTCAGATCATCGAGGGAAACCCGCACCTGCGATCGCTACTGGGCTGGCATTTACAGCAAGCAAGCTACTGGGTGTGTCAATCTGCTGGAATTCATCACGCTAGAGAGATATATCTCACCCGCCAACCTACAGTCGTTATCCTTGATTCCGACTTACCGGATGGTGATGGTATCGAGTTTTGCCGATGGCTCCAGGAACAGGGACAATCACTCATCTTGATGCTGTCTGCCCGCAACACAGAAGCAGATATCGTTAATGGTTTAAAAGCGGGAGCTGACGACTATCTAACTAAGCCTTTTGGGATGCAAGAATTTATGGCACGGGTTGAGGCTTTGGTTCGCCGTGTGCGAGTCACAGCAGCGCCCATGTATTTAGATTATGGCGACCTGAAAATAGACTTAGTACAGCGTCGAGTCCGTTTCAAAGAGGAGTTTATTGACTTAACGCCCCAGGAGTTCAGTTTACTTTATGTACTGGCTCAGGCTGGGGGATTGCCCTTAAGCCGTTCGGAACTGCTGCGCCGCGCTTGGCCTGATGCCATCGATAACCCGCGCACTATTGATACTCACGTTTTGTCCCTACGGAAAAAAATTGAGAATGTGCCGCGACAACCCAGTTTGATTCAAACTGTCCGCAACGTCGGCTATCGGTTTAATCCGGAGATTCTCAATGCGCTGGAACCCAAGACAAATGGTAGAGAGACTCGCACCAGAAATGGAAATGGAAACGGTCAGCGTTCGGCGCTTACCAGTTATTAA
- a CDS encoding rRNA large subunit pseudouridine synthase E, producing the protein MTPDYRYLLFYKPYGVLTQFTDNSVGEAKRSTLKDYIPVPDVYPVGRLDHDSEGLLLLTNDGQLQHRLSNPRFGHPRTYWVQVERIPDEDALERLRQGVVIQDYRTRRAKVQLLPAEPSLPPRDPPIRFRKNVPTAWLEMTLFEGKNRQVRRMTAAAGFPTLRLVRVAIAHLSIVGLDPGQWRDLSLVELELLKKLCQTNGSRIK; encoded by the coding sequence ATGACTCCTGACTACCGATATTTGCTTTTTTACAAGCCTTATGGTGTATTAACGCAGTTCACGGACAATAGCGTCGGAGAAGCTAAGCGTAGTACGCTAAAGGATTATATCCCGGTGCCGGATGTTTACCCGGTGGGTCGTCTTGACCATGATAGTGAAGGATTGCTGCTGTTGACTAATGATGGACAGTTGCAGCATCGTTTGAGTAATCCTCGATTTGGGCATCCTCGGACATACTGGGTGCAGGTGGAAAGGATTCCGGATGAAGATGCTCTGGAGCGTTTGCGTCAAGGTGTAGTTATTCAAGATTACCGGACGCGACGGGCAAAGGTGCAGTTGTTGCCAGCAGAACCATCGCTACCACCGAGAGATCCGCCGATTCGATTTCGGAAAAATGTGCCGACAGCTTGGTTAGAGATGACTTTGTTTGAAGGAAAGAATCGCCAGGTGCGGCGGATGACGGCGGCGGCGGGGTTTCCGACCTTGCGACTGGTGAGAGTAGCGATCGCTCATCTGAGTATTGTTGGTCTAGACCCCGGACAGTGGCGGGATTTAAGCTTAGTTGAGCTAGAACTATTAAAGAAGCTATGTCAGACTAATGGTAGTCGCATTAAGTAG
- a CDS encoding DUF4327 family protein yields MRQQVIHPMVKMQRQVHSLVESNILKPTDSLWKIAFLYGDEWPHWKKELLEFDFTMQDPVSAFLEVEAWDDED; encoded by the coding sequence ATGAGACAGCAAGTTATTCACCCAATGGTGAAAATGCAGCGTCAGGTGCATTCACTTGTAGAATCCAATATCCTCAAGCCCACTGATAGCCTCTGGAAAATTGCTTTCCTTTATGGCGATGAGTGGCCTCACTGGAAAAAAGAACTACTTGAATTTGACTTCACGATGCAAGATCCAGTCAGCGCCTTTTTAGAGGTGGAAGCCTGGGACGACGAGGACTAA
- a CDS encoding lipid kinase, giving the protein MSQRALLLINPKSRRGYNARQQAMQQLQHLGFELLEPHSENPKQYSELIRQYRQQVDMVIVGGGDGSVNASVEGLLDTDLPLGILPLGTANNLARTLGIPQSLPEACKIIASGQVHQIDLGWVNGQYFFNIASLGLSAEVNRRVSKKLKRHWGVLAYIVTALQVIWTVRPFWVDVLSDGQSIEFKTLQITVANGRYYGSGLVIADDATIDDQRLDLHSLEIQHWWEMLPLIPPALLGKSVKGKGVRTISGKDIELHTRKPYPINTDGERTTETPARFRVIPKALSVIVPSSFQRY; this is encoded by the coding sequence ATGAGTCAGCGGGCATTACTATTAATTAATCCTAAGTCTCGACGCGGTTACAACGCTCGGCAGCAAGCAATGCAACAATTGCAACACCTAGGCTTTGAATTGCTGGAGCCACACAGTGAAAACCCCAAACAGTATTCGGAATTGATCCGGCAATACCGCCAACAGGTTGATATGGTCATTGTTGGAGGTGGAGATGGCAGTGTCAATGCCTCTGTGGAGGGATTGTTAGATACAGATTTACCTTTAGGAATTCTACCTTTAGGTACAGCCAATAATCTTGCCAGAACCCTCGGCATTCCCCAGTCATTGCCAGAAGCTTGTAAAATTATTGCCAGTGGTCAAGTTCACCAAATTGACTTGGGCTGGGTGAATGGTCAGTATTTTTTTAATATTGCAAGTCTTGGGCTGAGTGCGGAAGTAAATCGCCGAGTTTCCAAAAAATTAAAGCGGCATTGGGGAGTTTTAGCCTATATTGTCACCGCGTTACAGGTAATCTGGACAGTGCGACCGTTTTGGGTAGATGTTCTGTCGGATGGCCAATCTATCGAGTTTAAAACCTTGCAGATTACTGTGGCCAATGGTCGGTATTACGGCAGTGGCTTGGTGATTGCCGATGATGCCACCATTGACGACCAACGGCTGGATCTGCATAGCTTGGAAATTCAGCACTGGTGGGAAATGCTGCCGCTAATACCACCTGCATTATTGGGTAAATCTGTCAAGGGTAAGGGAGTGAGAACTATTAGCGGCAAAGACATCGAGTTACATACTCGCAAGCCTTACCCAATCAACACTGATGGCGAACGCACAACCGAAACGCCAGCACGATTCCGAGTTATCCCGAAAGCATTGTCAGTTATTGTGCCGTCATCTTTCCAGAGATATTAA
- a CDS encoding serine/threonine phosphatase: MLVCPQCQFENPNTNKFCQKCGTSLTHKVCPQCTTHVPFNLETCPNCGEETGTVRWAILSIEPKLSVVPQATSEASADSADKVAEIVSTTQTIQPSSDVSVVQTIPAEIIVEQEDITTVPLLDTPKVEVSPASVETTEDTLDLTSTASPVSPAVSVSSSDDQTQPLGVNEAIDLSPAEESSDDQQSVDSSIPETDKETKPPEQTYLDQQKRYQLLDSPPQNSGVTEVMVRVLDTQPFQQSLLEAVVDSATSESTTASEDTLSAKSIPGIVRAYLDLHNKFYPTVPAIHDAWQENETSVVLLEDRSELPLLIELWKNAQMPMLQILYWLDEMAKLWASLEPWQMRQSLLELSNLRVDEDQILCLQRLYAESEDTPITLHDLGQMWQGLFYQSQRTQFNSLDQLFRDLRGSKISTASEVRSRLEEIASEIESNQQQKISRQDLPTSADSSEGDDMPTIILPMQLLSLDDAGYTDIGRQREHNEDNFGIQTQVKKQETPLGRTVQARGLYILCDGMGGHAGGEVASLMAVDTLKRYFKANWQDHLPSEDSIREAIHLANKAIYDTNQQNARSGSGRMGTTLVLVLVEDTKVAIAHVGDSRLYRLSRKLGLEQVTVDHEVGQREIQRGVEPTLAYSRPDAYQLTQALGPRDEQFVRPDVQFIELNEDTLLILCSDGLSDNDLLETHWQTHLLPLLSSRANLDQGLMQLIDLANQHNGHDNITAVVIRAKVRPDLEHQQLF; encoded by the coding sequence ATGCTTGTTTGTCCCCAGTGTCAATTTGAAAACCCCAATACCAACAAGTTTTGTCAAAAATGTGGAACTTCCCTAACCCACAAAGTTTGCCCTCAATGCACTACTCATGTGCCTTTTAATCTAGAAACTTGCCCCAATTGTGGTGAGGAGACGGGAACTGTCAGGTGGGCGATTCTTTCTATCGAGCCAAAATTGTCAGTTGTCCCACAAGCAACTTCAGAAGCGTCAGCGGATTCTGCCGATAAGGTTGCAGAAATTGTTTCTACAACTCAAACAATACAGCCGTCATCTGATGTCTCAGTCGTTCAGACAATACCAGCAGAAATTATTGTAGAACAGGAAGACATTACTACAGTCCCGCTACTGGATACCCCCAAGGTAGAGGTATCACCTGCATCTGTAGAGACCACAGAAGACACTCTCGATTTGACCTCAACTGCATCTCCAGTATCACCAGCGGTTTCTGTTTCATCATCTGATGACCAAACACAACCGTTGGGAGTAAATGAAGCAATTGACTTAAGTCCGGCTGAGGAAAGTTCTGATGATCAACAGAGCGTTGATAGCAGTATTCCAGAAACAGACAAAGAAACAAAGCCACCAGAACAAACATATTTAGACCAGCAAAAGCGTTATCAATTGCTGGATAGTCCGCCTCAAAATTCCGGAGTCACTGAGGTCATGGTGAGAGTTTTGGATACTCAACCGTTTCAACAGTCTTTGTTGGAAGCTGTCGTTGATAGTGCAACGTCAGAATCTACGACAGCTTCAGAAGACACTCTCTCCGCCAAAAGCATTCCGGGCATAGTTAGAGCATATTTGGATTTACACAATAAGTTTTACCCAACTGTGCCAGCAATTCACGATGCGTGGCAAGAAAATGAAACTTCGGTGGTGCTACTAGAAGACCGCTCCGAATTGCCTCTGCTCATCGAGCTGTGGAAAAATGCCCAAATGCCAATGTTGCAGATTTTGTACTGGCTAGATGAGATGGCAAAATTGTGGGCATCACTGGAACCCTGGCAGATGCGTCAGAGTTTGCTGGAATTGTCGAATCTGCGGGTGGATGAAGACCAAATACTTTGTCTGCAAAGGTTGTATGCAGAATCAGAAGATACGCCAATAACGTTACACGATCTAGGGCAAATGTGGCAGGGGTTATTCTACCAGTCCCAGCGAACGCAATTTAATTCTTTGGATCAATTGTTTCGGGATTTGCGCGGGAGTAAGATTTCTACAGCTTCAGAAGTGCGATCGCGTCTAGAAGAGATCGCTAGTGAAATCGAATCCAACCAACAACAAAAAATCAGTCGTCAGGATTTGCCCACATCAGCAGACAGCAGCGAGGGCGATGATATGCCCACCATCATCCTACCCATGCAGTTGCTCAGTCTCGATGATGCTGGTTACACCGATATTGGGCGACAACGCGAACACAATGAGGACAACTTCGGCATCCAGACACAAGTCAAGAAGCAGGAAACTCCATTAGGTCGCACTGTGCAGGCGCGTGGTTTATACATTCTCTGCGATGGCATGGGGGGTCACGCTGGCGGGGAAGTAGCGTCATTGATGGCTGTGGACACGCTGAAGCGATATTTCAAAGCTAATTGGCAAGACCATCTGCCATCGGAAGACAGCATCCGTGAAGCGATACATTTAGCCAACAAAGCAATTTACGATACTAACCAACAAAACGCCCGATCTGGCAGCGGCCGCATGGGTACTACTCTGGTGTTGGTGTTGGTGGAGGATACTAAGGTAGCGATCGCTCACGTCGGCGATAGTCGTCTCTATCGCCTCAGCCGCAAACTCGGCTTAGAGCAAGTCACCGTGGATCACGAAGTCGGTCAACGGGAAATACAGCGAGGAGTAGAACCCACGCTCGCCTACTCTCGCCCCGATGCCTACCAGCTTACCCAAGCCTTGGGGCCGCGAGATGAACAGTTTGTTCGTCCTGATGTCCAGTTTATCGAACTTAATGAAGATACTTTGCTAATTCTATGTTCCGACGGTCTATCAGATAATGACCTGCTTGAAACTCATTGGCAAACTCACTTGTTGCCTCTCCTCAGTTCCAGAGCTAACCTGGATCAGGGGCTGATGCAATTGATTGATCTGGCCAATCAGCACAACGGTCACGATAACATTACAGCAGTGGTAATCCGGGCGAAAGTGCGACCCGACCTGGAGCATCAGCAGCTTTTCTAA
- a CDS encoding helix-turn-helix domain-containing protein: MGRAGQALKQTLETYSISQNKLAVALGIERTIVNRWFHERADPTAETVADIVKALKGIEPAAAKKFVELYLGELVEDENE; encoded by the coding sequence ATGGGAAGAGCAGGTCAAGCCCTCAAGCAGACGTTAGAAACCTACAGTATCAGCCAGAACAAGTTAGCGGTGGCTTTAGGCATCGAGAGAACGATTGTAAATCGTTGGTTTCACGAACGAGCCGATCCCACCGCTGAGACGGTTGCAGATATTGTTAAAGCTTTGAAGGGAATTGAGCCAGCCGCCGCTAAAAAGTTTGTAGAACTGTATCTAGGTGAGCTGGTTGAGGATGAGAATGAGTAG
- a CDS encoding Uma2 family endonuclease: protein MVLSAQELEEMMPDATQLYSDEPEMESSLHYMQLLLLVSCLEWLWRDREDFFIGANLTIYFSRQQLRNRDFRGPDFFLVKQTQKRPRNAWVVWEEDGKYPNLIIELLSTSTATTDRTLKKDLYQDRFRTPEYFWFSPDTLEFEGWRLMGNRYQEIALNDMGWGWSEELGLYLGVEQGQLRYFTPEGDRVPTPEEAAQEAIQNAQQAQAQAQQAQAELEQERLRTQLLAERLRSLGLDPD from the coding sequence ATGGTTCTATCTGCCCAGGAACTAGAAGAGATGATGCCTGATGCTACCCAGCTGTATAGCGATGAGCCAGAAATGGAAAGTTCCTTACACTATATGCAACTGCTGTTGCTCGTCAGCTGTCTAGAATGGCTGTGGCGTGACAGAGAAGATTTTTTTATCGGTGCCAATCTCACAATATATTTTAGTCGCCAACAACTGCGAAATCGCGATTTTCGCGGCCCTGACTTTTTCTTAGTCAAGCAAACCCAAAAGCGTCCTCGCAATGCTTGGGTTGTTTGGGAAGAAGATGGCAAGTATCCCAATTTGATTATCGAGTTGCTATCAACTTCTACCGCTACGACAGACCGGACTTTAAAGAAAGATTTGTATCAAGACCGCTTTCGTACACCGGAATACTTTTGGTTTTCCCCAGATACGCTGGAATTTGAGGGCTGGAGGCTGATGGGGAATCGGTATCAGGAAATTGCCCTTAACGACATGGGCTGGGGTTGGAGTGAGGAACTAGGCTTGTATCTGGGTGTGGAACAAGGGCAACTACGTTATTTTACTCCAGAAGGCGATCGCGTACCGACACCAGAGGAAGCAGCTCAAGAAGCAATCCAAAACGCTCAACAAGCTCAAGCCCAAGCTCAACAAGCTCAAGCGGAATTAGAACAAGAACGCCTTCGCACTCAACTGCTGGCTGAACGATTGCGATCGCTTGGTCTAGATCCAGATTAA
- the cimA gene encoding citramalate synthase — MNSDQTNQIWIYDTTLRDGAQREGLSLSLEDKLRIARKLDKMGIPFIEGGWPGANPKDVQFFWQLKEEPLTQAEVVAFCSTRRPNISAAEDPMLQAILAAGTRSVTIFGKSWDLHVTEGLKTSLEENIEMIRDTIEYLRSQGRRVFYDAEHWFDGYKQNPDYAMQTLESAIAAGAEWVILCDTNGGTLPHEISQIVKNVVTAISQFSIPNSQFPTPQIGIHTHNDSDAAVANAIAAVMEGARMVQGTINGYGERCGNANLCSVIPNLQLKMGYSCIQDEQLAQLTEASRLISEIVNLAPDEYAPFVGRSAFAHKGGIHVSAVERNPFTYEHIQPQQVGNLRRIVVSDQAGLSNVLAKARSFGIDLDKGDPACRDILRRLKELENEGFQFEAAEASFDLLMREALGQREQMFELKGFQVHCDIVQNANALATVKVAVNGKDILEAAEGNGPVSALDEALRKALVNFYPEIAAFYLTDYKVRILDSGAGTAAKTRVLVESSNGHQRWATVGVSSNILEASYQAVVEGIEYGLLLGARRNDRRNPSPTKI, encoded by the coding sequence ATGAACTCAGATCAAACAAACCAGATTTGGATATACGACACGACACTGCGCGACGGCGCACAACGCGAAGGACTATCGCTGTCGTTGGAAGACAAATTGCGGATTGCCCGAAAGTTAGACAAAATGGGCATTCCCTTCATTGAGGGCGGTTGGCCTGGGGCGAATCCCAAGGATGTGCAATTTTTCTGGCAACTCAAAGAAGAACCACTCACCCAAGCGGAAGTAGTGGCGTTTTGTTCGACTCGCCGCCCCAACATCAGTGCGGCTGAAGATCCGATGCTGCAAGCGATTCTGGCGGCTGGTACTCGTTCGGTGACAATTTTCGGCAAATCCTGGGATTTGCACGTTACAGAGGGGCTGAAGACCAGCCTAGAAGAAAATATAGAGATGATCCGGGATACGATTGAGTATCTGCGAAGTCAGGGACGGCGAGTGTTTTACGACGCGGAACACTGGTTTGATGGTTACAAGCAGAATCCAGATTATGCGATGCAGACGTTAGAGAGTGCGATCGCTGCTGGTGCAGAATGGGTGATACTGTGCGACACCAACGGCGGCACCCTTCCCCACGAAATTAGTCAAATTGTGAAAAATGTCGTCACAGCAATTTCGCAATTTTCAATTCCTAATTCCCAATTCCCAACTCCCCAGATAGGGATTCACACTCACAACGATTCTGATGCAGCGGTGGCGAATGCGATCGCAGCTGTCATGGAAGGAGCCAGAATGGTTCAAGGCACCATCAACGGCTACGGGGAACGCTGCGGCAACGCTAACCTCTGCTCAGTAATTCCCAACTTGCAGCTAAAAATGGGATATAGCTGTATCCAAGACGAACAACTAGCTCAACTTACAGAAGCTTCTCGCCTGATTAGCGAAATCGTCAATCTCGCCCCCGACGAATACGCCCCCTTTGTCGGGCGTTCTGCCTTTGCACACAAAGGCGGCATTCACGTTTCCGCCGTCGAACGCAACCCCTTTACTTACGAACACATTCAGCCACAACAGGTAGGCAACCTCCGCCGAATCGTTGTTTCCGACCAAGCCGGATTAAGTAATGTTTTGGCAAAAGCGCGTAGCTTTGGCATAGACCTAGATAAGGGAGATCCCGCCTGTCGCGACATCCTGCGCCGACTCAAGGAACTGGAGAATGAAGGCTTTCAGTTTGAGGCAGCTGAGGCGAGTTTTGACTTGCTGATGCGCGAAGCTTTGGGACAGCGAGAGCAAATGTTTGAACTCAAAGGCTTTCAAGTTCACTGCGATATCGTGCAGAATGCCAATGCCCTCGCTACTGTGAAAGTCGCCGTCAATGGCAAAGACATTCTAGAAGCTGCGGAAGGAAATGGCCCAGTTTCGGCGCTGGATGAAGCATTACGCAAGGCGTTGGTGAACTTCTACCCGGAAATTGCCGCATTTTACTTGACAGACTACAAAGTGCGAATCTTAGACAGTGGCGCGGGTACTGCGGCGAAAACTCGCGTGCTGGTGGAATCAAGTAATGGGCATCAGCGCTGGGCTACTGTAGGCGTTTCCAGCAATATTCTGGAAGCTTCTTATCAGGCAGTTGTCGAAGGGATTGAATACGGTTTGCTGTTGGGAGCAAGGCGAAATGACAGGCGAAACCCCTCTCCTACAAAGATATGA
- a CDS encoding DUF6761 family protein, with protein MLQDTQTIRYYQRLTDALVEMWNRGYRFDDLRLFLDGYLAALRQTSALEPFHIHRLEEEVSRYIYDPSNFEMTQTQTQPKSDYY; from the coding sequence ATGCTACAGGATACACAAACCATCCGCTACTACCAAAGACTCACCGACGCCCTCGTCGAAATGTGGAACCGGGGTTATCGCTTCGATGATTTGCGGCTGTTTTTAGATGGCTATCTCGCCGCCCTGCGTCAAACTAGCGCCCTCGAACCGTTTCATATACACCGCTTAGAAGAAGAAGTCAGCAGATACATTTACGATCCGTCCAACTTTGAAATGACACAGACACAGACACAGCCAAAATCGGACTACTATTAG
- a CDS encoding ABC transporter ATP-binding protein codes for MNYEDTKTKREVLRLELVSLAASVGSQYLLKDISFEVFSGDRITIIGPSGAGKTSLLRLLNRLSQPTSGKIYLENQEYGQIPVIQLRRQVMLVLQEPKLLGMTVRDALAYPLVLKGSTKQEISQQLLQVSEQLHIPEDWLGRTEVQLSVGQRQLVAIARALVIQPKILLLDEPTSALDAGRSDRVLQVLTQLCLQGCAVVMVNHQLDLAQMFCDRVLYLQDGRLLTDKTAHQVNWANLRETLIQAEAQAAEEWS; via the coding sequence TTGAACTACGAAGACACTAAGACAAAAAGAGAAGTGTTGCGGCTAGAACTGGTGAGTTTAGCGGCTTCGGTGGGTTCGCAGTATTTGCTTAAGGATATTTCTTTTGAGGTATTCTCAGGCGATCGCATTACTATCATCGGCCCTTCTGGTGCCGGGAAAACTTCGCTGTTGCGCCTATTAAATCGCCTAAGTCAACCAACATCTGGCAAGATTTATCTGGAAAATCAAGAATACGGTCAAATCCCCGTTATTCAGTTGCGACGGCAAGTGATGCTGGTTCTTCAAGAACCAAAACTCTTGGGTATGACTGTCAGAGATGCTTTAGCTTACCCTTTGGTTTTAAAGGGCAGCACAAAGCAGGAAATTAGTCAACAATTGCTACAGGTAAGCGAACAACTGCACATCCCCGAAGATTGGTTAGGCCGCACGGAGGTGCAATTATCGGTAGGACAACGGCAACTGGTAGCGATCGCGCGTGCTTTAGTCATCCAACCGAAAATATTATTACTTGATGAGCCGACATCTGCTCTAGATGCTGGTCGTAGCGATCGCGTTCTACAAGTTTTGACCCAGCTTTGCCTACAGGGATGTGCGGTGGTGATGGTCAATCACCAGTTAGATTTAGCCCAGATGTTTTGCGATCGCGTTTTATATTTGCAGGATGGTCGTCTGCTTACCGACAAAACAGCACATCAAGTAAACTGGGCTAATCTACGCGAAACCCTGATTCAGGCAGAAGCTCAGGCAGCTGAAGAATGGAGTTAA
- a CDS encoding 2Fe-2S iron-sulfur cluster-binding protein, translating to MPKVTAQGKTFECSQGANLRQVLLSNDIDLYNGNAKIINCMGIGTCGTCAVEVEGEVSQPNWKDKTRRSLPPHSPTSNLRLACQTQVLGDIKVSKYDGFWGQGSSLVWS from the coding sequence ATGCCAAAGGTGACAGCTCAAGGGAAAACATTTGAGTGCAGTCAGGGTGCGAATCTTCGCCAAGTTTTACTCTCAAATGACATCGACCTGTACAACGGCAACGCGAAAATTATAAATTGTATGGGAATTGGCACCTGCGGCACTTGTGCAGTCGAGGTAGAAGGGGAAGTTTCCCAACCGAACTGGAAGGATAAAACCAGGCGATCGCTTCCTCCCCATTCTCCCACTTCAAATCTTCGATTAGCCTGCCAAACTCAGGTTTTAGGCGATATCAAAGTCTCTAAATATGACGGCTTCTGGGGACAAGGTTCGTCCCTCGTCTGGAGTTAA